Proteins encoded in a region of the Drosophila sechellia strain sech25 chromosome 2L, ASM438219v1, whole genome shotgun sequence genome:
- the LOC6611844 gene encoding sodium/potassium/calcium exchanger Nckx30C isoform X4: MLQPTTCSKQQQKRQQPAIATAAVGGAAVQELLRKAAAKDHGALAAATATATAAATTATTATAATASRNSSNTWCHSDDMLYAGRSRSSSTTIDFNSRRRRGRLRGHAPFDLAMNKQHQATILDECVNIFKRLVLLTLKTISATTITKAKTRSRTAALPATSAASATSSRGASAEQLLHPSSRSRCRSRRCLRLPIYSILLLCLTTQGLGLGDAAKPKSAKQHFGGSSGNSNSPSQNQNHNDVLGGVGAPSQTSGEDEAEIMYPFQSGEQMFGLEEDQEQDAELNSNAVPGSDEDSAANQRGINDTHNDNSTTTKTPLFPKDLFTKEQLENGAVILHIIGVIYMFVALAIVCDEFFVPSLDVIIEKLGITDDVAGATFMAAGGSAPELFTSVIGVFVSFDDVGIGTIVGSAVFNILFVIGMCALFSKTVLSLTWWPLFRDCSFYSISLLVLIYFFRDNRIFWWEALILFTIYIGYVAFMKWNVQVETCVKKMITKNKVTRVRSTDQLMPAGNAANSSETSMATQPGGSVTSRAASETRSGPPGSSNAGATGNSSGGGGTSGSTQTGAKFRHGLLQLMIHTIDPLHDDDVPGKVDEKATQLHAIASLKVLLDATKPQRGGATTSAANHVKINLKETTLADRPNGNIDTTLDSAPEIEDEPEPLSMAWPDTARKRLTYVLVAPLLVPMWLTLPDTRTPRGKRFFPVTFIGSIVWIAAFSYLMVWWANVAGDTARIPPEVMGLTFLAAGTSIPDLITSVIVARKGFGDMAVSSSVGSNIFDVTVGLPIPWLLYGIIYGAPVEVNSVGMVCSITILFMMLVFVVMSIACFRWRMNKGLGFTMFLLYFAFVAVSLMFEYDVITCPF, from the exons ATGTTGCAGCCAACAACATGCAGCAAACAGCAACAGAAGAGGCAGCAACCAGCAatcgcaacagcagcagtgggTGGAGCAGCGGTCCAGGAGCTGCTTCGGAAAGCCGCAGCTAAAGATCATGGAGCcttagcagcagcaactgcaacagcaacagcagcagcaacaactgcaacaactgcaacagcagcaacagcaagccgcaacagcagcaacacttgGTGCCACAGCGACGACATGTTGTACGCAGgccgcagccgcagcagcagcacaacgATAGACTTCAACAGTCGCCGGCGGAGGGGGCGCCTACgaggccacgccccctttgaCCTGGCTATGAACAAGCAACACCAAGCTACGATACTGGACGAgtgtgtaaatattttcaagCGCTTAGTATTATTAACATTAAAAACAatatcagcaacaacaataacgaaAGCAAAGACAAGAAGCAGAACAGCAGCGTTACCCGCAACATCTGCAGCATCTGCAACATCATCTCGTGGTGCCTCCGCGGAGCAGTTGCTCCACCCAAGTAGCCGCAGCCGCTGCAGAAGTCGCCGCTGCCTCCGCCTGCCGATCTACAGCATCCTGCTGCTCTGCCTAACCACCCAGGGATTGGGCCTCGGAGATGCCGCCAAGCCCAAGTCGGCCAAGCAGCACTtcggtggcagcagcggcaacagcaacagcccaAGTCAGAACCAGAACCACAACGATGTCCTGGGCGGAGTGGGCGCTCCATCCCAAACGTCCGGCGAGGACGAGGCCGAGATCATGTATCCCTTCCAGTCCGGGGAGCAGATGTTCGGCCTGGAGGAGGACCAGGAACAGGATGCGGAGCTCAATTCCAATGCAGTGCCCGGCTCCGACGAGGATAGTGCGGCCAATCAACGTGGTATCAATG ACACGCACAACGATAACTCGACCACCACGAAAACGCCACTATTCCCAAAAGATCTATTCACGAAAGAACAGCTTGAGAACGGCGCTGTCATCCTGCACATCATTGGGGTGATCTATATGTTTGTGGCGCTGGCCATTGTCTGCGATGAATTCTTCGTGCCTTCCCTTGACGTAATCATTGAAAAGCTCGGCATCACGGACGATGTGGCCGGCGCGACGTTTATGGCGGCGGGTGGCAGTGCCCCCGAGCTCTTCACCAGTGTGATTGGCGTTTTCGTGTCGTTCGATGATGTGGGCATTGGTACGATCGTTGGCTCCGCCGTGTTCAACATCCTGTTTGTGATCGGGATGTGCGCGCTCTTCTCCAAGACGGTCCTGTCGCTCACCTGGTGGCCTTTGTTCCGCGACTGCTCGTTCTACAGCATCAGTTTGCTGGTGCTGATCTACTTCTTCCGGGACAACCGCATCTTCTGGTGGGAGGCCCTCATCCTGTTCACCATCTACATCGGCTACGTGGCCTTCATGAAGTGGAACGTCCAGGTGGAGACGTGCGTCAAGAAGATGATTACCAAAAACAAGGTGACTCGCGTCAGAAGTACAGATCAACTTATGCCAGCA GGTAATGCGGCCAACTCCTCGGAAACATCGATGGCCACCCAGCCGGGCGGCTCCGTAACATCGCGGGCGGCCAGCGAAACCCGCTCGGGTCCGCCCGGATCGAGCAATGCGGGCGCCACAGGTAATAGCAGCGGCGGGGGCGGCACCTCGGGTAGTACTCAGACCGGTGCCAAGTTCCGCCACGGCCTGTTACAGCTAATGATACACACGATAGATCCACTACACGATG ATGATGTTCCAGGCAAAGTGGACGAGAAGGCGACGCAGCTGCACGCCATCGCCTCGCTGAAGGTGTTGCTGGATGCCACCAAACCACAGCGCGGTGGTGCCACCACGTCGGCCGCTAACCACGTCAAGATCAACCTCAAGGAGACCACGCTCGCCGATCGTCCCAATGGGAACATCGACACCACCCTCGACTCG GCGCCCGAAATCGAGGATGAGCCGGAACCACTGAGCATGGCCTGGCCGGACACGGCGCGGAAGCGGCTCACCTACGTCCTGGTGGCCCCGCTCCTGGTGCCCATGTGGCTAACACTGCCCGACACGCGGACGCCGCGCGGCAAGCGCTTCTTTCCGGTCACCTTCATTGGCTCCATCGTGTGGATAGCGGCCTTCTCCTACCTGATGGTCTGGTGGGCCAACGTGGCTGGCGACACGGCGCGCATTCCGCCCGAG GTCATGGGTCTGACCTTCCTGGCGGCCGGCACCTCCATTCCGGACTTGATTACCTCGGTGATTGTGGCACGCAAGGGATTCGGCGACATGGCCGTGTCAAGTTCGGTGGGCAGCAACATATTCGACGTGACCGTGGG ACTGCCGATACCGTGGCTGCTGTACGGCATCATCTATGGGGCGCCCGTCGAGGTGAACTCGGTGGGCATGGTCTGCTCCATAACCATCCTGTTTATGATGCTGGTGTTCGTGGTGATGTCGATCGCCTGCTTCCGCTGGCGCATGAACAAGGGGTTGGGCTTCACCATGTTTCTGTTGTATTTTGCCTTTGTCGCCGTGTCGCTGATGTTCGAGTACGACGTGATCACGTGCCCCTTTTAA
- the LOC6611844 gene encoding sodium/potassium/calcium exchanger Nckx30C isoform X5 gives MLQPTTCSKQQQKRQQPAIATAAVGGAAVQELLRKAAAKDHGALAAATATATAAATTATTATAATASRNSSNTWCHSDDMLYAGRSRSSSTTIDFNSRRRRGRLRGHAPFDLAMNKQHQATILDECVNIFKRLVLLTLKTISATTITKAKTRSRTAALPATSAASATSSRGASAEQLLHPSSRSRCRSRRCLRLPIYSILLLCLTTQGLGLGDAAKPKSAKQHFGGSSGNSNSPSQNQNHNDVLGGVGAPSQTSGEDEAEIMYPFQSGEQMFGLEEDQEQDAELNSNAVPGSDEDSAANQRGINDTHNDNSTTTKTPLFPKDLFTKEQLENGAVILHIIGVIYMFVALAIVCDEFFVPSLDVIIEKLGITDDVAGATFMAAGGSAPELFTSVIGVFVSFDDVGIGTIVGSAVFNILFVIGMCALFSKTVLSLTWWPLFRDCSFYSISLLVLIYFFRDNRIFWWEALILFTIYIGYVAFMKWNVQVETCVKKMITKNKVTRVRSTDQLMPAGNAANSSETSMATQPGGSVTSRAASETRSGPPGSSNAGATGNSSGGGGTSGSTQTGAKFRHGLLQLMIHTIDPLHDGKVDEKATQLHAIASLKVLLDATKPQRGGATTSAANHVKINLKETTLADRPNGNIDTTLDSAPEIEDEPEPLSMAWPDTARKRLTYVLVAPLLVPMWLTLPDTRTPRGKRFFPVTFIGSIVWIAAFSYLMVWWANVAGDTARIPPEVMGLTFLAAGTSIPDLITSVIVARKGFGDMAVSSSVGSNIFDVTVGLPIPWLLYGIIYGAPVEVNSVGMVCSITILFMMLVFVVMSIACFRWRMNKGLGFTMFLLYFAFVAVSLMFEYDVITCPF, from the exons ATGTTGCAGCCAACAACATGCAGCAAACAGCAACAGAAGAGGCAGCAACCAGCAatcgcaacagcagcagtgggTGGAGCAGCGGTCCAGGAGCTGCTTCGGAAAGCCGCAGCTAAAGATCATGGAGCcttagcagcagcaactgcaacagcaacagcagcagcaacaactgcaacaactgcaacagcagcaacagcaagccgcaacagcagcaacacttgGTGCCACAGCGACGACATGTTGTACGCAGgccgcagccgcagcagcagcacaacgATAGACTTCAACAGTCGCCGGCGGAGGGGGCGCCTACgaggccacgccccctttgaCCTGGCTATGAACAAGCAACACCAAGCTACGATACTGGACGAgtgtgtaaatattttcaagCGCTTAGTATTATTAACATTAAAAACAatatcagcaacaacaataacgaaAGCAAAGACAAGAAGCAGAACAGCAGCGTTACCCGCAACATCTGCAGCATCTGCAACATCATCTCGTGGTGCCTCCGCGGAGCAGTTGCTCCACCCAAGTAGCCGCAGCCGCTGCAGAAGTCGCCGCTGCCTCCGCCTGCCGATCTACAGCATCCTGCTGCTCTGCCTAACCACCCAGGGATTGGGCCTCGGAGATGCCGCCAAGCCCAAGTCGGCCAAGCAGCACTtcggtggcagcagcggcaacagcaacagcccaAGTCAGAACCAGAACCACAACGATGTCCTGGGCGGAGTGGGCGCTCCATCCCAAACGTCCGGCGAGGACGAGGCCGAGATCATGTATCCCTTCCAGTCCGGGGAGCAGATGTTCGGCCTGGAGGAGGACCAGGAACAGGATGCGGAGCTCAATTCCAATGCAGTGCCCGGCTCCGACGAGGATAGTGCGGCCAATCAACGTGGTATCAATG ACACGCACAACGATAACTCGACCACCACGAAAACGCCACTATTCCCAAAAGATCTATTCACGAAAGAACAGCTTGAGAACGGCGCTGTCATCCTGCACATCATTGGGGTGATCTATATGTTTGTGGCGCTGGCCATTGTCTGCGATGAATTCTTCGTGCCTTCCCTTGACGTAATCATTGAAAAGCTCGGCATCACGGACGATGTGGCCGGCGCGACGTTTATGGCGGCGGGTGGCAGTGCCCCCGAGCTCTTCACCAGTGTGATTGGCGTTTTCGTGTCGTTCGATGATGTGGGCATTGGTACGATCGTTGGCTCCGCCGTGTTCAACATCCTGTTTGTGATCGGGATGTGCGCGCTCTTCTCCAAGACGGTCCTGTCGCTCACCTGGTGGCCTTTGTTCCGCGACTGCTCGTTCTACAGCATCAGTTTGCTGGTGCTGATCTACTTCTTCCGGGACAACCGCATCTTCTGGTGGGAGGCCCTCATCCTGTTCACCATCTACATCGGCTACGTGGCCTTCATGAAGTGGAACGTCCAGGTGGAGACGTGCGTCAAGAAGATGATTACCAAAAACAAGGTGACTCGCGTCAGAAGTACAGATCAACTTATGCCAGCA GGTAATGCGGCCAACTCCTCGGAAACATCGATGGCCACCCAGCCGGGCGGCTCCGTAACATCGCGGGCGGCCAGCGAAACCCGCTCGGGTCCGCCCGGATCGAGCAATGCGGGCGCCACAGGTAATAGCAGCGGCGGGGGCGGCACCTCGGGTAGTACTCAGACCGGTGCCAAGTTCCGCCACGGCCTGTTACAGCTAATGATACACACGATAGATCCACTACACGATG GCAAAGTGGACGAGAAGGCGACGCAGCTGCACGCCATCGCCTCGCTGAAGGTGTTGCTGGATGCCACCAAACCACAGCGCGGTGGTGCCACCACGTCGGCCGCTAACCACGTCAAGATCAACCTCAAGGAGACCACGCTCGCCGATCGTCCCAATGGGAACATCGACACCACCCTCGACTCG GCGCCCGAAATCGAGGATGAGCCGGAACCACTGAGCATGGCCTGGCCGGACACGGCGCGGAAGCGGCTCACCTACGTCCTGGTGGCCCCGCTCCTGGTGCCCATGTGGCTAACACTGCCCGACACGCGGACGCCGCGCGGCAAGCGCTTCTTTCCGGTCACCTTCATTGGCTCCATCGTGTGGATAGCGGCCTTCTCCTACCTGATGGTCTGGTGGGCCAACGTGGCTGGCGACACGGCGCGCATTCCGCCCGAG GTCATGGGTCTGACCTTCCTGGCGGCCGGCACCTCCATTCCGGACTTGATTACCTCGGTGATTGTGGCACGCAAGGGATTCGGCGACATGGCCGTGTCAAGTTCGGTGGGCAGCAACATATTCGACGTGACCGTGGG ACTGCCGATACCGTGGCTGCTGTACGGCATCATCTATGGGGCGCCCGTCGAGGTGAACTCGGTGGGCATGGTCTGCTCCATAACCATCCTGTTTATGATGCTGGTGTTCGTGGTGATGTCGATCGCCTGCTTCCGCTGGCGCATGAACAAGGGGTTGGGCTTCACCATGTTTCTGTTGTATTTTGCCTTTGTCGCCGTGTCGCTGATGTTCGAGTACGACGTGATCACGTGCCCCTTTTAA
- the LOC6611844 gene encoding sodium/potassium/calcium exchanger Nckx30C isoform X8: MLQPTTCSKQQQKRQQPAIATAAVGGAAVQELLRKAAAKDHGALAAATATATAAATTATTATAATASRNSSNTWCHSDDMLYAGRSRSSSTTIDFNSRRRRGRLRGHAPFDLAMNKQHQATILDECVNIFKRLVLLTLKTISATTITKAKTRSRTAALPATSAASATSSRGASAEQLLHPSSRSRCRSRRCLRLPIYSILLLCLTTQGLGLGDAAKPKSAKQHFGGSSGNSNSPSQNQNHNDVLGGVGAPSQTSGEDEAEIMYPFQSGEQMFGLEEDQEQDAELNSNAVPGSDEDSAANQRGINDTHNDNSTTTKTPLFPKDLFTKEQLENGAVILHIIGVIYMFVALAIVCDEFFVPSLDVIIEKLGITDDVAGATFMAAGGSAPELFTSVIGVFVSFDDVGIGTIVGSAVFNILFVIGMCALFSKTVLSLTWWPLFRDCSFYSISLLVLIYFFRDNRIFWWEALILFTIYIGYVAFMKWNVQVETCVKKMITKNKVTRVRSTDQLMPAGNAANSSETSMATQPGGSVTSRAASETRSGPPGSSNAGATGKVDEKATQLHAIASLKVLLDATKPQRGGATTSAANHVKINLKETTLADRPNGNIDTTLDSPSLSGRRPSWIEQRVKIQTRKFSIKAPEIEDEPEPLSMAWPDTARKRLTYVLVAPLLVPMWLTLPDTRTPRGKRFFPVTFIGSIVWIAAFSYLMVWWANVAGDTARIPPEVMGLTFLAAGTSIPDLITSVIVARKGFGDMAVSSSVGSNIFDVTVGLPIPWLLYGIIYGAPVEVNSVGMVCSITILFMMLVFVVMSIACFRWRMNKGLGFTMFLLYFAFVAVSLMFEYDVITCPF, from the exons ATGTTGCAGCCAACAACATGCAGCAAACAGCAACAGAAGAGGCAGCAACCAGCAatcgcaacagcagcagtgggTGGAGCAGCGGTCCAGGAGCTGCTTCGGAAAGCCGCAGCTAAAGATCATGGAGCcttagcagcagcaactgcaacagcaacagcagcagcaacaactgcaacaactgcaacagcagcaacagcaagccgcaacagcagcaacacttgGTGCCACAGCGACGACATGTTGTACGCAGgccgcagccgcagcagcagcacaacgATAGACTTCAACAGTCGCCGGCGGAGGGGGCGCCTACgaggccacgccccctttgaCCTGGCTATGAACAAGCAACACCAAGCTACGATACTGGACGAgtgtgtaaatattttcaagCGCTTAGTATTATTAACATTAAAAACAatatcagcaacaacaataacgaaAGCAAAGACAAGAAGCAGAACAGCAGCGTTACCCGCAACATCTGCAGCATCTGCAACATCATCTCGTGGTGCCTCCGCGGAGCAGTTGCTCCACCCAAGTAGCCGCAGCCGCTGCAGAAGTCGCCGCTGCCTCCGCCTGCCGATCTACAGCATCCTGCTGCTCTGCCTAACCACCCAGGGATTGGGCCTCGGAGATGCCGCCAAGCCCAAGTCGGCCAAGCAGCACTtcggtggcagcagcggcaacagcaacagcccaAGTCAGAACCAGAACCACAACGATGTCCTGGGCGGAGTGGGCGCTCCATCCCAAACGTCCGGCGAGGACGAGGCCGAGATCATGTATCCCTTCCAGTCCGGGGAGCAGATGTTCGGCCTGGAGGAGGACCAGGAACAGGATGCGGAGCTCAATTCCAATGCAGTGCCCGGCTCCGACGAGGATAGTGCGGCCAATCAACGTGGTATCAATG ACACGCACAACGATAACTCGACCACCACGAAAACGCCACTATTCCCAAAAGATCTATTCACGAAAGAACAGCTTGAGAACGGCGCTGTCATCCTGCACATCATTGGGGTGATCTATATGTTTGTGGCGCTGGCCATTGTCTGCGATGAATTCTTCGTGCCTTCCCTTGACGTAATCATTGAAAAGCTCGGCATCACGGACGATGTGGCCGGCGCGACGTTTATGGCGGCGGGTGGCAGTGCCCCCGAGCTCTTCACCAGTGTGATTGGCGTTTTCGTGTCGTTCGATGATGTGGGCATTGGTACGATCGTTGGCTCCGCCGTGTTCAACATCCTGTTTGTGATCGGGATGTGCGCGCTCTTCTCCAAGACGGTCCTGTCGCTCACCTGGTGGCCTTTGTTCCGCGACTGCTCGTTCTACAGCATCAGTTTGCTGGTGCTGATCTACTTCTTCCGGGACAACCGCATCTTCTGGTGGGAGGCCCTCATCCTGTTCACCATCTACATCGGCTACGTGGCCTTCATGAAGTGGAACGTCCAGGTGGAGACGTGCGTCAAGAAGATGATTACCAAAAACAAGGTGACTCGCGTCAGAAGTACAGATCAACTTATGCCAGCA GGTAATGCGGCCAACTCCTCGGAAACATCGATGGCCACCCAGCCGGGCGGCTCCGTAACATCGCGGGCGGCCAGCGAAACCCGCTCGGGTCCGCCCGGATCGAGCAATGCGGGCGCCACAG GCAAAGTGGACGAGAAGGCGACGCAGCTGCACGCCATCGCCTCGCTGAAGGTGTTGCTGGATGCCACCAAACCACAGCGCGGTGGTGCCACCACGTCGGCCGCTAACCACGTCAAGATCAACCTCAAGGAGACCACGCTCGCCGATCGTCCCAATGGGAACATCGACACCACCCTCGACTCG CCATCGTTGAGTGGTCGACGTCCTAGCTGGATTGAGCAGAGGGTCAAAATTCAGACACGCAAATTTAGCATCAAA GCGCCCGAAATCGAGGATGAGCCGGAACCACTGAGCATGGCCTGGCCGGACACGGCGCGGAAGCGGCTCACCTACGTCCTGGTGGCCCCGCTCCTGGTGCCCATGTGGCTAACACTGCCCGACACGCGGACGCCGCGCGGCAAGCGCTTCTTTCCGGTCACCTTCATTGGCTCCATCGTGTGGATAGCGGCCTTCTCCTACCTGATGGTCTGGTGGGCCAACGTGGCTGGCGACACGGCGCGCATTCCGCCCGAG GTCATGGGTCTGACCTTCCTGGCGGCCGGCACCTCCATTCCGGACTTGATTACCTCGGTGATTGTGGCACGCAAGGGATTCGGCGACATGGCCGTGTCAAGTTCGGTGGGCAGCAACATATTCGACGTGACCGTGGG ACTGCCGATACCGTGGCTGCTGTACGGCATCATCTATGGGGCGCCCGTCGAGGTGAACTCGGTGGGCATGGTCTGCTCCATAACCATCCTGTTTATGATGCTGGTGTTCGTGGTGATGTCGATCGCCTGCTTCCGCTGGCGCATGAACAAGGGGTTGGGCTTCACCATGTTTCTGTTGTATTTTGCCTTTGTCGCCGTGTCGCTGATGTTCGAGTACGACGTGATCACGTGCCCCTTTTAA
- the LOC6611844 gene encoding sodium/potassium/calcium exchanger Nckx30C isoform X2, translating into MLQPTTCSKQQQKRQQPAIATAAVGGAAVQELLRKAAAKDHGALAAATATATAAATTATTATAATASRNSSNTWCHSDDMLYAGRSRSSSTTIDFNSRRRRGRLRGHAPFDLAMNKQHQATILDECVNIFKRLVLLTLKTISATTITKAKTRSRTAALPATSAASATSSRGASAEQLLHPSSRSRCRSRRCLRLPIYSILLLCLTTQGLGLGDAAKPKSAKQHFGGSSGNSNSPSQNQNHNDVLGGVGAPSQTSGEDEAEIMYPFQSGEQMFGLEEDQEQDAELNSNAVPGSDEDSAANQRGINDTHNDNSTTTKTPLFPKDLFTKEQLENGAVILHIIGVIYMFVALAIVCDEFFVPSLDVIIEKLGITDDVAGATFMAAGGSAPELFTSVIGVFVSFDDVGIGTIVGSAVFNILFVIGMCALFSKTVLSLTWWPLFRDCSFYSISLLVLIYFFRDNRIFWWEALILFTIYIGYVAFMKWNVQVETCVKKMITKNKVTRVRSTDQLMPAGNAANSSETSMATQPGGSVTSRAASETRSGPPGSSNAGATGNSSGGGGTSGSTQTGAKFRHGLLQLMIHTIDPLHDGKVDEKATQLHAIASLKVLLDATKPQRGGATTSAANHVKINLKETTLADRPNGNIDTTLDSPSLSGRRPSWIEQRVKIQTRKFSIKAPEIEDEPEPLSMAWPDTARKRLTYVLVAPLLVPMWLTLPDTRTPRGKRFFPVTFIGSIVWIAAFSYLMVWWANVAGDTARIPPEVMGLTFLAAGTSIPDLITSVIVARKGFGDMAVSSSVGSNIFDVTVGLPIPWLLYGIIYGAPVEVNSVGMVCSITILFMMLVFVVMSIACFRWRMNKGLGFTMFLLYFAFVAVSLMFEYDVITCPF; encoded by the exons ATGTTGCAGCCAACAACATGCAGCAAACAGCAACAGAAGAGGCAGCAACCAGCAatcgcaacagcagcagtgggTGGAGCAGCGGTCCAGGAGCTGCTTCGGAAAGCCGCAGCTAAAGATCATGGAGCcttagcagcagcaactgcaacagcaacagcagcagcaacaactgcaacaactgcaacagcagcaacagcaagccgcaacagcagcaacacttgGTGCCACAGCGACGACATGTTGTACGCAGgccgcagccgcagcagcagcacaacgATAGACTTCAACAGTCGCCGGCGGAGGGGGCGCCTACgaggccacgccccctttgaCCTGGCTATGAACAAGCAACACCAAGCTACGATACTGGACGAgtgtgtaaatattttcaagCGCTTAGTATTATTAACATTAAAAACAatatcagcaacaacaataacgaaAGCAAAGACAAGAAGCAGAACAGCAGCGTTACCCGCAACATCTGCAGCATCTGCAACATCATCTCGTGGTGCCTCCGCGGAGCAGTTGCTCCACCCAAGTAGCCGCAGCCGCTGCAGAAGTCGCCGCTGCCTCCGCCTGCCGATCTACAGCATCCTGCTGCTCTGCCTAACCACCCAGGGATTGGGCCTCGGAGATGCCGCCAAGCCCAAGTCGGCCAAGCAGCACTtcggtggcagcagcggcaacagcaacagcccaAGTCAGAACCAGAACCACAACGATGTCCTGGGCGGAGTGGGCGCTCCATCCCAAACGTCCGGCGAGGACGAGGCCGAGATCATGTATCCCTTCCAGTCCGGGGAGCAGATGTTCGGCCTGGAGGAGGACCAGGAACAGGATGCGGAGCTCAATTCCAATGCAGTGCCCGGCTCCGACGAGGATAGTGCGGCCAATCAACGTGGTATCAATG ACACGCACAACGATAACTCGACCACCACGAAAACGCCACTATTCCCAAAAGATCTATTCACGAAAGAACAGCTTGAGAACGGCGCTGTCATCCTGCACATCATTGGGGTGATCTATATGTTTGTGGCGCTGGCCATTGTCTGCGATGAATTCTTCGTGCCTTCCCTTGACGTAATCATTGAAAAGCTCGGCATCACGGACGATGTGGCCGGCGCGACGTTTATGGCGGCGGGTGGCAGTGCCCCCGAGCTCTTCACCAGTGTGATTGGCGTTTTCGTGTCGTTCGATGATGTGGGCATTGGTACGATCGTTGGCTCCGCCGTGTTCAACATCCTGTTTGTGATCGGGATGTGCGCGCTCTTCTCCAAGACGGTCCTGTCGCTCACCTGGTGGCCTTTGTTCCGCGACTGCTCGTTCTACAGCATCAGTTTGCTGGTGCTGATCTACTTCTTCCGGGACAACCGCATCTTCTGGTGGGAGGCCCTCATCCTGTTCACCATCTACATCGGCTACGTGGCCTTCATGAAGTGGAACGTCCAGGTGGAGACGTGCGTCAAGAAGATGATTACCAAAAACAAGGTGACTCGCGTCAGAAGTACAGATCAACTTATGCCAGCA GGTAATGCGGCCAACTCCTCGGAAACATCGATGGCCACCCAGCCGGGCGGCTCCGTAACATCGCGGGCGGCCAGCGAAACCCGCTCGGGTCCGCCCGGATCGAGCAATGCGGGCGCCACAGGTAATAGCAGCGGCGGGGGCGGCACCTCGGGTAGTACTCAGACCGGTGCCAAGTTCCGCCACGGCCTGTTACAGCTAATGATACACACGATAGATCCACTACACGATG GCAAAGTGGACGAGAAGGCGACGCAGCTGCACGCCATCGCCTCGCTGAAGGTGTTGCTGGATGCCACCAAACCACAGCGCGGTGGTGCCACCACGTCGGCCGCTAACCACGTCAAGATCAACCTCAAGGAGACCACGCTCGCCGATCGTCCCAATGGGAACATCGACACCACCCTCGACTCG CCATCGTTGAGTGGTCGACGTCCTAGCTGGATTGAGCAGAGGGTCAAAATTCAGACACGCAAATTTAGCATCAAA GCGCCCGAAATCGAGGATGAGCCGGAACCACTGAGCATGGCCTGGCCGGACACGGCGCGGAAGCGGCTCACCTACGTCCTGGTGGCCCCGCTCCTGGTGCCCATGTGGCTAACACTGCCCGACACGCGGACGCCGCGCGGCAAGCGCTTCTTTCCGGTCACCTTCATTGGCTCCATCGTGTGGATAGCGGCCTTCTCCTACCTGATGGTCTGGTGGGCCAACGTGGCTGGCGACACGGCGCGCATTCCGCCCGAG GTCATGGGTCTGACCTTCCTGGCGGCCGGCACCTCCATTCCGGACTTGATTACCTCGGTGATTGTGGCACGCAAGGGATTCGGCGACATGGCCGTGTCAAGTTCGGTGGGCAGCAACATATTCGACGTGACCGTGGG ACTGCCGATACCGTGGCTGCTGTACGGCATCATCTATGGGGCGCCCGTCGAGGTGAACTCGGTGGGCATGGTCTGCTCCATAACCATCCTGTTTATGATGCTGGTGTTCGTGGTGATGTCGATCGCCTGCTTCCGCTGGCGCATGAACAAGGGGTTGGGCTTCACCATGTTTCTGTTGTATTTTGCCTTTGTCGCCGTGTCGCTGATGTTCGAGTACGACGTGATCACGTGCCCCTTTTAA